A genomic region of Mesorhizobium sp. NZP2077 contains the following coding sequences:
- a CDS encoding alpha/beta hydrolase, with the protein MITPTQTFDWNGTTIAWGTAGSGPPIVLVHGTPFSSYVWHRVAPELARDHTLYFYDLPGYGRSGKREGQDVSLGIQNKALAAMLAFWKLDRPKIIAHDFGGATALRAHLIDSCDYDRLLLIDPVAVRPWGSPFVQHVRQHEAAFAGMPDYIQVAILKAYISGAAARSLSDSDLEPYVAPWTGPVGQPAFYRQIAQMDRLFTDEVEPLYGKFRCPVALLWGEEDRWIPPQSGQKLVAMLPNCGLTLIPGSGHLMQEDAPEAIVAAALRFFVG; encoded by the coding sequence ATGATCACACCCACACAGACATTTGACTGGAACGGCACGACTATCGCGTGGGGAACCGCCGGCTCAGGCCCGCCGATCGTGCTCGTGCACGGTACGCCGTTCTCCTCGTATGTCTGGCATCGCGTCGCACCGGAACTGGCGCGCGACCATACGCTGTATTTCTACGACCTTCCCGGATATGGGCGATCCGGCAAACGGGAAGGCCAAGACGTTTCGCTGGGCATCCAGAACAAGGCGCTGGCGGCGATGCTGGCCTTTTGGAAACTCGACCGGCCCAAGATCATCGCCCATGATTTCGGCGGCGCCACGGCATTGCGCGCGCATCTGATCGACAGTTGCGACTATGACAGGCTGCTGCTGATCGATCCTGTGGCGGTGCGGCCGTGGGGCTCGCCCTTTGTCCAGCATGTCCGTCAGCATGAGGCCGCCTTCGCCGGCATGCCGGACTACATACAGGTTGCAATCCTGAAAGCCTACATTTCAGGCGCCGCGGCCAGATCTTTGTCCGACAGCGATCTGGAACCCTATGTCGCGCCATGGACCGGGCCTGTTGGCCAGCCGGCTTTCTACCGGCAGATCGCACAGATGGATCGGCTTTTCACCGACGAGGTTGAACCGCTCTACGGCAAATTCCGCTGCCCCGTCGCGCTGCTGTGGGGAGAGGAAGACCGCTGGATACCGCCGCAAAGCGGCCAAAAGCTCGTGGCCATGCTGCCGAATTGCGGCCTGACGCTCATCCCGGGCTCCGGCCATCTGATGCAGGAAGACGCGCCGGAGGCGATCGTCGCCGCCGCGCTGCGCTTTTTCGTAGGCTGA